The Marinomonas sp. CT5 genome contains the following window.
GCAATTGAGGCACTAAGCGCCCTAACGCAAAGCAAAGCCCGCAAAGTCAATGCTGACGGCACCGTCATCGAAGTGGAAAACTTAACCTTAAACACTGGCGATATTGTTGAAGTTCGCGCCGGCGACCGAATTCCTGCCGATGGCGTGGTGCTTGATGGCATCGCCAGTCTTGATACCGCGCCGATTACCGGAGAATCCGTACCACAAGAAGCAACAATAGGAACAGAAGTCTTTGGTGGTGCCATCAACTTAGACGGTTTGCTGCGCCTTGAAGTCACGCGCACAGGCGACGCTTCCACATTAGGTAAAGTCATCGCGCTGATGCAAAGAGCAGAACAAGCCAAACCGCCCATAACGCGTTTATTAGAACGTTATGCAGGCCAATACATGATATTAGTTCTGATGGTGGCAGCCATTACTTGGTTCTTAACTTATGACGCCCAAGCCATGCTGGCCGTTCTTGTTGCCGCCTGCCCTTGTGCCCTTGTACTAGCGGCTCCAGCGGCTTCTATTGCAGGTATTGCGGTTGCAGCACGGCATGGCATTTTAATTCGCAGCTCGGCTTTTTTAGAAGAATTTACCGAGTTAAATTCACTGATCGTGGATAAAACAGGCACACTTACTCATGGAACACTTAGTCTGCAAGACCTTCAAGTTTCCCCCCAAACCACTGTACCCAAGACAGAACTGTATCAGCTTGCCGCTAGTCTTGGCGCCTCTAGTGGTCACCCAGTCAGTCGTGCTTTAGCAAGTTTATGTTCTCGTGAACACTATTTAGATTTACATGACGTACATGAATATCAAGGCTTAGGTGTTGTAGCAAATTCAGTGCAAGGTGAAGTCGCATTGGGACGACCAGAGCTCTTTACTCAACTAGACATTAACATCACTGAAATCCCAGAGCATGATGGTCCAATTGCAGGGTTATCTCTTAATGGCGAGTTTCTCGCTTGGTTTTTACTCGCTGATACACTCCGTACCGAAACCAAGCAGGCTTTAGCCGATTTACGAGAGCTCGGTATAGGCCGACAATTATTATTAACTGGTGACAGACAATCTGTCGCCGTCGCCCTTGCCCAAAAAGTCGGCATTACAGAAGTAATCGCTCAAGCCTTACCGGAAGACAAATTAAAGCAAGTCACGGGGGAAATTCAAAAAGGCTTCAAACCACTTGTCGTTGGAGATGGCATTAACGATTCTTTGGCATTAAAAGCTGGCGTAGTGGGCGTTGCCATGGGAGCCGGCGGCTCTGATATTGCTTTGGCTTCATCGGACATCGTCCTCATCGGCAGTGACTTACGCCGTTTAGGAACTTGCGTACGTTTAAGTCGTCGATGCCGACGAACGCTTCACTTTAACGTCATCATTGGACTTAGCTGGACAGTCGCCATTATGGCAGCCGCGGCATTTGGTGTTTTTGGTATGGCTGGTGCCGTCATTGCCGCGATTCTACACAACCTAAGCACGCTGCTGGTACTCGCGAATACGGGGCGATTGCTTAGATTTGAAGAAGTTTTAGGGGAGACAGAAAAGCCATCGGACAAGATGGTTCAATAAGATCCTTTTTGACGAGAAATAAGATGACCTTTTCTTTAAGTCAAAAGGTCATCTTGGAAACTATTTAAAACCCTTTGCCAGCTCAATCGCTCGCCGCAACAAAGGCCAGCTCAATAAGCTCTGTTGATACTCACCCGCTTTACCATTAAAAAACACGCCATAAGCATTCAATCGAAAGGCAAGAATTGCATAAAAAGCATCTACAGCTCCAGCTTGATCAAACATAAAAGGTCCTTTTGCTTGAGCAAAAATCATTTCAATACGTTCAACCTCGTTTC
Protein-coding sequences here:
- a CDS encoding cation-translocating P-type ATPase; this translates as MSESTHSHHSHGHHDHGHSHIHFGADMLSQKEKRTAARQLTLAMVALGLLALGLVWNWLFPEQQGVSQLLLGCASIMVAFPVLKSSLYSLKHPSLHGITDQLIALAMLGAWATGDLLTAALLPIIMIFGHILEERSVIGSQEAIEALSALTQSKARKVNADGTVIEVENLTLNTGDIVEVRAGDRIPADGVVLDGIASLDTAPITGESVPQEATIGTEVFGGAINLDGLLRLEVTRTGDASTLGKVIALMQRAEQAKPPITRLLERYAGQYMILVLMVAAITWFLTYDAQAMLAVLVAACPCALVLAAPAASIAGIAVAARHGILIRSSAFLEEFTELNSLIVDKTGTLTHGTLSLQDLQVSPQTTVPKTELYQLAASLGASSGHPVSRALASLCSREHYLDLHDVHEYQGLGVVANSVQGEVALGRPELFTQLDINITEIPEHDGPIAGLSLNGEFLAWFLLADTLRTETKQALADLRELGIGRQLLLTGDRQSVAVALAQKVGITEVIAQALPEDKLKQVTGEIQKGFKPLVVGDGINDSLALKAGVVGVAMGAGGSDIALASSDIVLIGSDLRRLGTCVRLSRRCRRTLHFNVIIGLSWTVAIMAAAAFGVFGMAGAVIAAILHNLSTLLVLANTGRLLRFEEVLGETEKPSDKMVQ